The following are encoded together in the Proteiniphilum saccharofermentans genome:
- a CDS encoding ChbG/HpnK family deacetylase, whose translation MKPLSIKGIFFFTLFSVTTITLFSQEKPRLIVRSDDMGAFHSVNVACIEAYKKGIQTVVEVMPVTAWFPEAARMLNENQGIDVGIHLAITSEWENIKWRPLTYCPSLTDENGYFYPMINPHNAYPGQSILENKWDIDEIEKEFRAQIELTLKNIPQASHLSGHMGALRFDPKVLELTHKLAREYNLTFVESDDLRQKYNATSVWYDGSNETDKKEAGFVSMLNKLEAGKNYIFVDHPALDNDEMKTVGHIGYEWVAEDRQGVTDILTSKKVKQTINEKGIELITYNDLTKALPRSTPDTEKVSAKGIQNYLDTVKKSGQDLHSIMILRNGKVVAEHWLGEHAANKPHIMNSVSKTYTATAIGFAVSEGKLNVADKVISFFPDKLPDNVSQNLNDLEIKHLLTMSVGHDPNAVREKTRNNDDWVEAFLAEPITEKPGTQFNYNSLATYMLSAIIQQVTGEKLIDYLYPRLFRPLGIVGARWEECPQGINIGGWGLYVKTEDMAKLGQFFLQKGKWKGEQLLPESWIVEATTSHIASLPAGIKKEDLKIKPDESDWLQGYGYQMWRSRHNGYRADGANGQFILVLPEKEAVIVTTANIGDMQAELNLIWEYLLPAIK comes from the coding sequence ATGAAACCATTATCAATAAAAGGGATATTCTTCTTCACCCTATTTTCAGTCACCACGATCACTCTCTTCTCTCAGGAAAAACCGCGTTTAATTGTGCGTTCCGATGATATGGGAGCGTTCCATTCTGTGAATGTTGCATGTATTGAAGCATATAAAAAGGGTATTCAGACCGTTGTCGAAGTTATGCCTGTCACTGCATGGTTTCCGGAAGCAGCCCGTATGCTGAACGAAAATCAAGGTATTGATGTCGGCATACATCTGGCTATTACCAGTGAATGGGAAAACATTAAATGGCGTCCGTTGACTTATTGTCCAAGCCTGACAGATGAGAACGGCTATTTTTACCCCATGATAAACCCTCATAATGCTTATCCCGGTCAATCCATTCTTGAAAATAAATGGGATATAGATGAGATAGAAAAAGAATTCAGGGCACAAATAGAGCTGACGCTAAAAAATATACCCCAGGCAAGCCATCTTTCCGGACACATGGGCGCTTTGCGCTTTGACCCAAAAGTACTTGAATTGACTCATAAGTTAGCCCGGGAATATAATCTGACATTTGTTGAGAGCGACGATTTAAGACAGAAATACAATGCCACTTCTGTCTGGTATGACGGTTCTAATGAAACGGATAAAAAGGAAGCAGGTTTTGTCAGTATGCTGAACAAACTCGAAGCAGGAAAGAATTACATATTCGTTGATCATCCGGCATTGGATAACGATGAAATGAAAACTGTCGGACATATTGGTTATGAATGGGTGGCAGAAGACCGTCAGGGAGTCACAGATATATTAACCAGTAAAAAAGTTAAACAAACGATCAACGAAAAAGGGATAGAACTGATCACTTATAATGATCTTACGAAAGCACTTCCCCGCAGTACTCCGGACACAGAAAAGGTTTCGGCAAAAGGTATCCAGAATTATCTGGATACTGTAAAGAAAAGCGGGCAGGATTTACATAGCATTATGATTCTCAGGAATGGAAAAGTTGTTGCAGAACACTGGTTAGGAGAGCATGCAGCCAATAAACCCCATATAATGAACTCCGTAAGCAAGACCTATACAGCCACAGCTATTGGTTTTGCTGTCTCGGAAGGTAAACTCAATGTGGCTGACAAGGTAATATCATTCTTCCCCGATAAGTTACCTGACAATGTAAGCCAGAATTTAAACGATCTGGAAATAAAGCATCTATTGACAATGTCCGTAGGACATGATCCCAATGCTGTAAGAGAAAAAACACGGAATAATGACGACTGGGTCGAAGCATTTCTGGCTGAACCCATTACAGAGAAACCGGGAACACAATTCAACTATAACAGTTTGGCCACCTATATGCTTTCCGCCATAATACAACAGGTGACAGGTGAGAAACTGATCGATTATCTGTATCCCCGTTTATTCCGTCCATTAGGAATAGTAGGAGCCAGATGGGAAGAATGTCCGCAAGGGATAAACATCGGTGGCTGGGGGTTGTATGTCAAAACCGAAGATATGGCGAAACTCGGTCAGTTTTTCTTACAGAAAGGGAAATGGAAAGGAGAGCAACTGCTTCCCGAATCATGGATTGTCGAAGCCACCACTTCGCATATAGCATCGCTTCCTGCAGGCATAAAAAAAGAAGATCTGAAAATAAAACCGGATGAGAGTGACTGGCTACAGGGATATGGCTATCAAATGTGGCGTAGCCGGCATAACGGCTATCGTGCTGATGGGGCAAACGGACAATTTATTCTTGTTCTTCCTGAAAAAGAAGCTGTTATTGTCACAACGGCCAATATTGGCGATATGCAGGCAGAACTTAATCTTATATGGGAATATCTATTACCTGCAATAAAATAG
- a CDS encoding TonB-dependent receptor, whose amino-acid sequence MKFFYVKKAKTRFFIFFVCFIASQTFLFAQNNALITIKQNNISVIEALQAIEKQSKMFVAYNESQLKNQKSLDLNINNQPIEDVLTQILKGTGFSYQLKDNYIVIVPERQISQRQISGTIIDGNNEPVIGANVVEKGTTNGTVTDIDGNFTLNVENNAVLHISYIGYLSQEINTAGRSTFNIVLQEDLQTLEELIVIGYGTVRRGDITTAVSSVSLKDLDERPITSAAQAIQGKAAGVNVYRPSGTPGGEMVIRVRGTTSFNGSNDPLYVVDGVPVDNLNFLSPMDIADMQILKDASSAAIYGSRAANGVVLVTTKQATAGAKVAANIQYGMSRVSNPIQSLNAAQYKELIDEIRPGTIPEGTTDQTDWFKEVYGTGITQNYQLQVSDGNDRLRYFVSGGYLDEQGILSSAFFRRFNLRSNVESQVRNWLRFGLNLSYSDNTSNGVTTGQGSNRGGVVLAVVNLPTAATIRNEETGLYNRLFYGQNIANPIEEIENGKNNKNNENRLIASGNTTITFMPELVLKTSFTLDRRNGKETGFTPPSHGPGRDDWGNAWDNRAMNTLLVFDNVLTYKKTFAEKHNFEGMAGTSWTDSKWSKSYISGSHFKDGHIHTLNAANKIDWNSTRSEASEWAIMSGFGRVSYNYDSKYLFTFNIRGDGSSKLHPDHRWGYFPSFSGAWRLSSEDFMKDLSWIDDLKIRGGWGQTGNQSGVGDYAYLQRYIIRREPWFEDGKANAVPGIIPENLRTADLTWETTSQTNIGLDATLLKNRLTIGMDYYYKHTTDMLMYVEVPAGGGEITSIVRNEGVMTNRGFEFSVNSRNMTGTFTWDTDFNISFNRNNLKSLELQKIYKAAQTTDAFHQTYIVRNEPGRPLGGFWGYISDGVDPETGDLMYRDINEDGRISATDQTYIGDPNPLFTYGLTNSFSYKGFRLNIFIQGSQGNDIFNASKGDTQGMHDLKNQSVEVLRRWRTPGQITDVPRARFNLQPSTYFVEDGSYLRVKDITLSYSFKGSILERAGISRLQPYVTANNLLTLTKYKGMDPEVNQWGNNGAVQGIDWGTYPHSKTFVFGVNLEF is encoded by the coding sequence ATGAAATTTTTTTACGTGAAAAAGGCAAAAACCCGATTTTTTATCTTTTTCGTCTGTTTTATTGCTTCGCAGACATTTTTGTTTGCCCAGAACAATGCCCTAATAACCATAAAACAAAACAATATTTCGGTTATAGAAGCGTTACAGGCAATTGAAAAACAGTCGAAAATGTTCGTAGCCTACAACGAATCACAGCTGAAGAATCAAAAGAGTCTTGATTTAAACATCAACAATCAGCCAATAGAGGATGTGCTGACCCAGATACTGAAGGGTACGGGGTTTTCATATCAACTGAAAGACAATTACATAGTGATTGTCCCGGAGAGACAAATCAGTCAAAGACAGATAAGCGGAACAATTATCGACGGGAACAACGAGCCTGTAATAGGTGCCAATGTAGTGGAAAAAGGAACTACAAATGGGACTGTTACGGATATCGATGGTAATTTCACATTGAACGTTGAAAACAACGCGGTGCTTCATATTTCATACATAGGTTATCTGTCACAGGAAATTAATACCGCCGGAAGAAGCACTTTCAATATTGTTTTACAGGAAGATTTACAAACACTCGAGGAATTAATAGTAATCGGTTACGGCACGGTAAGAAGAGGCGATATTACGACCGCCGTCTCCTCGGTCTCACTGAAAGACCTCGATGAACGGCCGATCACCTCTGCTGCCCAGGCCATACAAGGCAAGGCGGCGGGTGTGAATGTATATCGTCCCAGCGGTACACCCGGAGGAGAGATGGTAATACGTGTACGCGGAACAACCTCCTTTAACGGCAGCAATGACCCACTGTACGTGGTGGACGGTGTGCCTGTCGACAACCTCAATTTCCTGTCTCCTATGGATATTGCCGATATGCAGATTCTGAAAGATGCCTCGTCGGCGGCTATTTACGGTTCGCGCGCGGCGAATGGCGTAGTGCTGGTAACGACCAAACAGGCGACTGCGGGAGCAAAGGTTGCCGCAAATATACAGTATGGAATGAGTCGGGTAAGCAACCCTATTCAATCATTAAATGCCGCACAATACAAGGAATTGATCGATGAGATCCGTCCCGGCACCATCCCAGAGGGAACCACCGACCAGACAGACTGGTTCAAGGAGGTGTATGGCACCGGAATCACACAGAACTATCAACTACAGGTATCCGATGGAAACGACAGGTTGCGCTATTTCGTATCAGGAGGATACCTCGATGAACAAGGCATATTGAGTTCTGCATTTTTCCGCAGGTTCAATCTACGCAGCAATGTGGAGAGCCAGGTACGCAATTGGCTACGTTTCGGATTAAACTTATCTTACTCCGACAACACAAGTAATGGCGTTACCACCGGGCAAGGATCCAATCGTGGAGGAGTGGTGTTAGCTGTGGTAAATCTCCCTACTGCCGCTACCATCCGGAATGAGGAGACCGGATTGTATAACCGTCTTTTCTACGGACAGAACATTGCCAATCCCATCGAAGAGATTGAAAACGGTAAAAACAATAAGAATAACGAAAACCGTTTGATCGCTTCCGGTAACACAACCATCACTTTCATGCCGGAACTGGTTTTGAAAACATCATTCACATTGGACCGTCGCAATGGTAAGGAAACCGGGTTCACCCCTCCTTCACACGGTCCGGGCAGGGATGATTGGGGAAATGCGTGGGATAACCGTGCAATGAATACATTGCTGGTATTCGATAATGTACTGACCTATAAAAAAACCTTCGCAGAAAAGCACAATTTTGAAGGTATGGCCGGTACATCATGGACCGATTCCAAATGGTCGAAAAGTTATATCAGCGGATCCCATTTCAAGGATGGTCATATCCATACACTCAATGCAGCGAATAAAATCGACTGGAACAGTACAAGATCGGAAGCATCTGAATGGGCTATTATGTCGGGATTCGGACGAGTTTCCTATAATTACGACAGTAAATACCTCTTTACTTTCAATATTCGTGGCGACGGATCATCCAAACTGCATCCCGACCACCGATGGGGATATTTCCCGTCGTTTTCCGGTGCATGGCGCTTATCATCAGAAGACTTCATGAAAGATCTTAGCTGGATTGATGACCTGAAGATAAGGGGCGGTTGGGGACAAACGGGTAACCAGTCCGGTGTCGGTGATTACGCCTATCTGCAGCGGTATATTATTCGCCGGGAGCCCTGGTTTGAAGATGGCAAAGCAAATGCTGTGCCGGGGATTATTCCGGAAAATCTGCGTACGGCTGACCTTACATGGGAAACAACATCACAAACCAATATCGGTCTGGATGCAACGTTGTTAAAAAACCGGCTCACCATCGGCATGGATTACTATTACAAGCATACAACCGATATGCTGATGTATGTTGAAGTTCCGGCCGGAGGAGGAGAGATAACCTCCATTGTAAGGAACGAAGGTGTAATGACAAACCGCGGTTTTGAGTTCTCTGTGAACTCGCGTAATATGACCGGAACATTTACCTGGGATACCGATTTCAATATTTCATTTAACAGGAACAACTTAAAAAGTCTTGAACTGCAGAAAATTTATAAAGCTGCCCAAACCACCGACGCTTTTCATCAGACATACATCGTACGCAACGAACCGGGACGTCCCTTAGGAGGTTTCTGGGGATATATCAGCGACGGGGTAGATCCTGAAACCGGAGACTTAATGTACCGCGATATAAATGAAGACGGAAGAATCTCTGCTACGGATCAAACCTATATTGGGGATCCCAATCCGTTATTCACTTACGGATTGACCAATTCTTTCTCCTATAAAGGTTTCAGGCTGAATATATTTATCCAGGGATCACAGGGAAATGATATCTTTAACGCTTCAAAAGGTGATACGCAAGGGATGCATGATTTAAAAAACCAATCGGTAGAGGTATTGAGACGATGGCGTACGCCGGGACAGATTACCGACGTGCCCAGGGCACGCTTTAACCTCCAACCCTCGACCTACTTCGTGGAAGATGGAAGTTATCTCAGGGTAAAAGATATCACATTGTCATACAGTTTTAAAGGGAGTATCCTGGAAAGGGCCGGCATTTCACGCCTCCAACCTTATGTGACGGCCAACAACCTGCTGACACTCACCAAATACAAGGGTATGGACCCTGAAGTGAATCAATGGGGCAATAACGGTGCCGTACAAGGTATTGACTGGGGGACCTATCCCCATAGTAAAACATTTGTTTTTGGAGTGAATCTTGAATTTTAA
- a CDS encoding FecR family protein, with protein MENYFNKIIELFVKSDVSTSSQDEFYRWLIGEKFSVEKEKALYGLWDNLKEGTPAETSTQTQQSLHDVLKKIKQRQRGTNVRFLRFWQVSAAVLLIALLSALYSPSNKTLVNADLIEQYVPVAEMTRLTLPDGTEVQMNSTTTLLYPEQFTGESRSVYLLGEANFKVAKNEKQPFIVKSNDFQVTALGTEFNMKAYPGDSTLSAILLSGSVEVRFNNLASALILKPSEQFTYNRQTKEETISHPDLYDATAWQKGELVFKSTSLREIITVLERKYPYSFVYALNTLKDDKYTFRFKDKTSLQEVMDIIAEVSGHIRYRIEDDKCYILPL; from the coding sequence ATGGAAAACTATTTTAATAAGATTATCGAATTATTTGTAAAATCCGATGTTTCAACTTCTTCGCAAGATGAATTTTATCGGTGGCTTATCGGAGAAAAATTCTCCGTGGAAAAAGAAAAGGCGCTGTACGGTTTGTGGGATAACTTGAAGGAAGGCACTCCTGCAGAAACTTCAACTCAAACTCAACAATCATTACATGATGTCCTAAAAAAGATAAAACAACGCCAACGCGGGACCAATGTCAGATTTCTCCGTTTCTGGCAGGTATCGGCTGCTGTTCTGCTAATCGCCCTGCTTTCAGCACTATATTCCCCTTCCAATAAAACTCTGGTGAACGCCGACCTTATAGAGCAGTATGTACCGGTCGCTGAAATGACCCGTCTGACCTTACCCGACGGGACTGAGGTACAAATGAACTCCACCACTACCTTGCTCTATCCGGAACAGTTCACCGGGGAAAGCAGAAGTGTTTATCTGCTCGGGGAAGCAAATTTCAAAGTAGCGAAAAATGAGAAACAGCCTTTCATTGTAAAATCTAACGATTTTCAGGTAACGGCATTGGGAACAGAATTCAACATGAAGGCATATCCCGGTGATTCGACCCTTTCAGCTATTCTGCTTTCAGGAAGCGTGGAGGTCAGGTTCAATAACCTGGCTTCAGCCCTGATATTAAAACCGAGTGAGCAATTTACTTATAACAGACAAACGAAAGAAGAAACGATCAGCCATCCCGATCTATATGATGCAACGGCATGGCAAAAAGGTGAACTTGTATTTAAGTCGACAAGCCTGAGAGAGATCATCACCGTGCTGGAACGAAAATACCCCTACTCGTTCGTTTATGCCCTGAATACCTTAAAAGATGACAAATACACCTTCCGTTTCAAGGATAAAACTTCATTGCAGGAAGTGATGGATATCATTGCAGAAGTATCGGGACATATAAGATACCGCATAGAAGATGATAAATGTTACATATTACCGTTGTAA
- a CDS encoding RNA polymerase sigma-70 factor, whose translation MNTESYRREFEEIFIQYFPKVRTFAAILLKSEQEAEDIAQDIFVKLWEQPDLWEGNLVRNYLYTMVKNHVFNRIKRKNIESKYINSRMNRHSLEEITEFKDPLNEIYVQELQLLLRLSLEQLPDKRRQIFEMSRFENLSNNEIAERLNLSVRTVEQHIYLVLKDLKKLFLIAIFFIKF comes from the coding sequence ATGAATACTGAATCATACAGGAGGGAGTTTGAAGAAATATTCATTCAGTATTTTCCGAAAGTCAGAACGTTTGCCGCCATTCTTCTTAAATCGGAACAGGAAGCTGAGGACATAGCACAGGATATCTTTGTAAAATTATGGGAACAACCTGATTTATGGGAAGGAAATCTTGTGAGAAACTATCTGTATACGATGGTTAAGAACCATGTTTTTAATCGCATTAAACGGAAAAATATAGAATCGAAATATATAAACTCCCGGATGAACCGGCATTCTTTGGAGGAGATAACCGAATTTAAAGACCCTCTTAATGAGATATACGTTCAAGAGTTACAGCTATTATTGAGATTATCACTGGAACAGTTGCCCGACAAGCGCAGGCAAATATTTGAGATGAGTCGCTTTGAAAATTTGAGCAATAACGAAATTGCAGAAAGATTGAATTTGTCGGTGCGAACAGTAGAACAACACATCTATTTGGTCTTAAAGGATCTCAAAAAACTTTTTCTTATTGCAATTTTTTTCATAAAATTTTAA
- a CDS encoding class I fructose-bisphosphate aldolase → MAHSTIIQLLGNQSDYLLNHVSKTVEKSMIHPTGPDVIERLWIDSDRNIPTLNNLQRLFGHGRLANTGYLSILPVDQGIEHTAGASFAPNPIYFDPENIVKLALEADCNAVASTFGVLASVARKYAHKIPFVVKMNHNELLTYPNSYNQIPFGTVKEAWNLGAAAIGATIYFGSEESRRQIVEVAEAFEYAHELGMGTILWCYLRNNAFKKDGVDYHSAADLTGQADHIGVTIKADIIKQKLPTNNGGFPAIGFGKTNPGMYDQLSSQHPIDLCRYQVINGYMGRIGLINSGGESRGESDLAEAVYTAVVNKRAGGIGLIAGRKAFQKPMKDGVELIHAIQDVYLDKGITLA, encoded by the coding sequence ATGGCACATTCTACTATAATACAACTGCTGGGAAACCAAAGTGATTATCTCCTGAACCATGTGAGCAAAACCGTTGAGAAGTCAATGATTCATCCTACCGGACCGGATGTTATTGAAAGGTTATGGATTGATTCCGACCGGAATATTCCGACTTTGAATAATCTCCAGCGTCTGTTTGGGCATGGACGTCTGGCGAATACCGGCTACTTGTCGATATTGCCTGTAGATCAGGGAATTGAACATACGGCAGGTGCTTCTTTTGCACCCAATCCTATTTATTTCGATCCGGAAAATATTGTGAAACTGGCACTTGAAGCCGATTGTAATGCTGTAGCATCCACTTTCGGAGTATTGGCTTCTGTAGCCAGAAAGTATGCACACAAGATCCCTTTTGTGGTTAAAATGAATCACAATGAATTGTTGACCTATCCGAATTCCTATAATCAGATTCCTTTCGGTACTGTAAAAGAGGCCTGGAACTTAGGTGCTGCCGCGATAGGAGCAACTATTTACTTCGGGTCGGAAGAGAGTCGCCGTCAGATTGTAGAGGTGGCTGAAGCGTTTGAATACGCACATGAGTTAGGGATGGGAACTATCCTGTGGTGTTATCTGCGTAATAACGCTTTCAAGAAAGATGGAGTGGATTATCACAGTGCAGCCGACCTGACCGGCCAGGCTGACCATATCGGAGTGACAATCAAGGCAGATATCATCAAGCAGAAGCTGCCGACCAATAATGGAGGCTTCCCCGCTATTGGCTTCGGAAAAACGAATCCCGGCATGTACGATCAATTGAGTTCCCAGCACCCGATAGACCTTTGCCGGTATCAGGTGATCAACGGCTATATGGGACGGATAGGACTGATCAATTCAGGAGGGGAATCACGTGGCGAGAGCGATCTGGCAGAAGCGGTTTATACCGCGGTGGTGAACAAACGCGCCGGAGGAATAGGGCTTATCGCTGGTCGTAAAGCTTTCCAAAAGCCAATGAAAGATGGTGTGGAACTGATCCATGCCATTCAGGATGTTTATCTTGATAAAGGAATCACCCTGGCTTAG